One region of [Limnothrix rosea] IAM M-220 genomic DNA includes:
- a CDS encoding MBL fold metallo-hydrolase has protein sequence MELTYLDSNSWLIEMAGKRILLDPWLVGSLIFGNAPWLFKGDRPEDREIPADIDLILLSQGLEDHAHPETLKILDKTLPVVCSPNGQAIAEKYGYQTIHSLPHGGVFTCDNLEIRAVKGSPVGPTTLENGYILTDLETNKTLYYEPHGYHSEELKQFAPIDVVVTPLINLKLPLLGAVIKGQETALKVCDWLKPKAILPTAAGGDVHFDGFLMNFLKPDGTVQDFAEMLAAKQVGTKVIEPEPGKAIALLNEP, from the coding sequence ATGGAACTGACTTATTTAGATAGCAATAGTTGGCTCATTGAGATGGCTGGCAAGCGGATTTTGCTTGATCCTTGGCTGGTTGGCTCGCTGATTTTTGGCAATGCGCCATGGTTATTTAAGGGCGATCGCCCCGAAGATCGAGAGATTCCTGCTGATATTGATCTTATTTTGCTCTCCCAAGGTTTAGAAGATCATGCCCATCCAGAAACCCTCAAAATTTTAGATAAAACGTTACCGGTTGTTTGTTCTCCCAATGGTCAGGCGATCGCCGAAAAATACGGCTATCAAACAATCCATAGCTTGCCCCACGGCGGAGTCTTTACCTGTGACAACCTTGAAATTCGTGCCGTAAAAGGATCGCCCGTTGGCCCCACAACACTGGAGAACGGTTATATTTTGACCGATTTAGAGACGAACAAGACGCTATATTACGAACCCCATGGCTACCATTCTGAGGAATTAAAACAATTTGCCCCGATTGATGTGGTTGTTACACCCTTAATCAATCTAAAGTTGCCTTTACTAGGCGCTGTCATTAAGGGACAAGAAACTGCCCTGAAGGTTTGCGACTGGCTCAAACCGAAAGCCATTTTGCCAACGGCAGCGGGTGGTGATGTGCATTTTGATGGCTTTTTAATGAATTTCCTTAAACCTGATGGCACAGTACAGGATTTTGCGGAAATGCTGGCGGCGAAGCAGGTAGGAACCAAAGTGATTGAACCGGAACCGGGTAAGGCGATCGCCCTATTGAACGAACCTTAG
- a CDS encoding DUF3134 domain-containing protein: MVKNPSLRQEPRYAPASVLNLEHKTSLLEWLEENNRIIFREKKEDPSEMSDDQDIAELMDDDGFEEDDDDDTDDDAA, translated from the coding sequence ATGGTAAAGAATCCTTCACTAAGACAAGAGCCGCGTTACGCACCAGCTTCCGTTCTCAATCTAGAGCACAAAACGTCATTACTCGAATGGCTAGAGGAAAATAACCGCATTATCTTCCGCGAGAAAAAAGAAGATCCCAGTGAAATGTCTGATGATCAAGATATCGCCGAACTCATGGATGATGACGGTTTTGAAGAAGACGACGATGACGATACTGATGATGACGCTGCGTAA
- a CDS encoding DUF2079 domain-containing protein gives MVNLEQLASWQAPVKKAEWRPVLVVAGIFFSVCMALVLHRHFTFYSSYDQGIFNQVMWNSAHGRFFQSTLSSQLSTNVVHAGEIPSVSYHRLGQHFTPALLLWLPIYYFFQDAATLAVFLITFLSAAGLVLYVLARQYLDPVPARWITFSYYGANAVLGPTLGNFHDNFQLPFFMFTLLLAMEKRWWWLFVLMCPLIVIIREDSGIVLFGVGAYMLLSRRFPRIGAAVCVFSFGYILALTNVIMPIFSDDVSKRFMLERFGQYTDATEASTLDILLAMLSNPLLLIRELVTPVDRTVSYLVGHFLPFALIPAIAPSAWIMAGFPLSKLLLGKGFSVLVINIRYALAVVPGLCYGTILWWSGESFGNFFKKDAPRQPRQMSLFFKRFWLTCITLSLIFTIAANPNRSLYFVIPDSIQPWVYVSPLEQWQRSADIHRMIGQIPQDASVSGTTHIIPHLSSRRAIIRLSGLEFRDDGGEVQEVDYIVADLWRLVRYQNAFKGDFNRLKSYTAAISQAIATRDYRVIDFRDGVILLTKHQTENSEAMAAWQNYRDAVIEPLLSKPRG, from the coding sequence ATGGTGAATCTAGAGCAACTAGCGTCATGGCAAGCTCCGGTAAAAAAAGCAGAATGGCGGCCTGTATTGGTTGTTGCAGGGATATTCTTCAGTGTTTGTATGGCTTTGGTTTTACATCGCCACTTCACTTTTTATTCTTCCTATGACCAAGGTATTTTTAATCAGGTCATGTGGAATAGTGCCCATGGTAGATTTTTTCAAAGTACTCTTTCTTCTCAGCTTTCTACAAATGTTGTTCATGCGGGAGAAATTCCAAGTGTTAGCTACCATCGCTTAGGGCAACATTTTACGCCAGCTCTGTTGTTGTGGCTGCCGATCTATTATTTTTTTCAGGATGCTGCGACTCTTGCTGTTTTTCTTATCACTTTTTTATCGGCTGCGGGACTGGTACTTTATGTGCTTGCACGGCAATATTTAGATCCTGTGCCTGCCCGTTGGATTACTTTTAGCTATTACGGAGCTAATGCTGTTCTTGGGCCAACGCTGGGGAATTTTCATGATAATTTCCAGTTGCCTTTTTTCATGTTTACGCTGTTGTTGGCGATGGAAAAACGCTGGTGGTGGCTCTTTGTTTTAATGTGTCCTCTCATTGTTATTATTCGGGAGGATAGTGGCATTGTTTTATTTGGGGTCGGTGCATATATGCTCCTCAGTAGGCGGTTTCCTCGGATTGGAGCGGCGGTCTGTGTTTTTAGTTTTGGTTATATTTTGGCTTTGACGAACGTTATTATGCCGATCTTTTCGGATGATGTGTCGAAACGGTTTATGTTGGAGCGGTTTGGTCAATATACGGATGCGACTGAGGCTTCGACTCTTGATATTTTGCTGGCGATGTTGTCTAATCCGCTACTTTTGATCAGGGAGTTGGTTACGCCTGTTGATCGGACGGTTAGTTATCTTGTTGGTCATTTTTTGCCGTTTGCGCTAATACCGGCGATCGCCCCTAGTGCTTGGATTATGGCGGGTTTTCCTTTGTCAAAACTGTTGTTGGGTAAGGGATTTTCGGTTTTAGTGATTAATATTCGCTATGCCCTTGCGGTTGTGCCGGGTCTTTGTTACGGCACAATTTTGTGGTGGTCTGGGGAAAGTTTTGGCAATTTTTTCAAGAAAGATGCACCGCGTCAGCCGCGGCAGATGTCGCTGTTTTTTAAGAGGTTCTGGTTGACCTGTATTACTCTGTCGCTTATTTTTACGATCGCCGCCAATCCGAATCGTAGTTTGTATTTTGTGATTCCGGATTCCATCCAACCTTGGGTTTATGTCTCGCCACTTGAGCAGTGGCAGCGCAGTGCTGATATTCATCGGATGATTGGGCAGATTCCGCAGGATGCTAGTGTTTCTGGTACGACCCATATTATTCCTCACCTATCTAGCCGCCGTGCCATTATTCGTCTTAGTGGTTTAGAGTTTCGGGATGATGGGGGCGAAGTGCAAGAAGTCGATTATATTGTGGCGGATCTCTGGCGTTTAGTGCGTTACCAAAATGCGTTTAAGGGTGATTTTAATCGCCTTAAGTCTTATACGGCAGCCATCTCACAGGCGATCGCCACACGGGATTATCGCGTCATTGATTTCCGAGATGGGGTCATCCTACTCACCAAACATCAAACTGAAAATAGTGAGGCTATGGCTGCTTGGCAAAATTACCGAGATGCAGTTATTGAGCCGCTTTTAAGCAAACCGCGTGGGTAA